The Hymenobacter sp. DG01 genome has a segment encoding these proteins:
- a CDS encoding META domain-containing protein produces the protein MRRLLPLICSTTVALLTGCAKDTEPVPAPVYLLDQRWLLVEIDGQAPSQQPGSSATDLLLNAVGSNNTGQAACNRYGGSYLLNSGTSQLSFSTQFATYATCANQNLETRYFQLLPQVTRYTISNRRLALYDAEHSQPVLVFRAAE, from the coding sequence ATGCGGCGCCTCCTACCCCTTATCTGCTCTACCACCGTTGCCCTACTCACGGGTTGTGCCAAGGATACGGAGCCGGTGCCCGCGCCGGTTTATCTGCTGGATCAGCGCTGGCTACTGGTTGAAATAGATGGGCAAGCCCCCAGCCAGCAGCCCGGCAGCTCGGCCACCGACCTGCTGCTGAACGCCGTGGGCAGCAATAACACGGGCCAGGCGGCCTGCAACCGCTACGGCGGCAGCTACCTGCTGAACTCGGGCACATCTCAGCTGAGCTTTTCCACGCAGTTTGCTACCTACGCTACCTGCGCCAACCAAAACCTGGAAACGCGCTACTTTCAGCTGCTGCCCCAGGTAACCCGCTATACCATCAGCAACCGCCGGCTGGCTCTCTATGATGCCGAGCACTCTCAGCCCGTGCTGGTATTCCGGGCGGCCGAATAG
- a CDS encoding methionine aminotransferase — protein sequence MPYPSLASKLPDVGTSIFAVMTQLAQDSGAINLAQGFPDYDPPRPLLEALGRHVLTPGHQQYAPMPGLPRLREAIAAKTARLYNYLPDPATEITVTSGATEALYAVLAAVVRPGDEVVILEPAYDLYAPAVRLQGGVPVYVPLLQPHFRPDWDRVAAALTPRTRLVMLNSPHNPTGATLTPTDLDTLAELLRPTPTLLLSDEVYEHMVFDGEPHHSVAGHPELRERAFVLSSFGKTYHATGWKVGYCVAPPALTAELRRVHQFITFSVSTPTQHALADVLPETSLYDALPAFYQQKRDLFRELLAGTGFRLLPVQGAYFQVADYQALAPDLDDETFARRLTQKTGVAVVPLSAFYHNRQDHRLVRFCFAKQEATLRAAAERLRQL from the coding sequence ATGCCCTACCCCTCCCTCGCCTCCAAACTGCCCGATGTGGGCACCAGCATTTTCGCCGTGATGACCCAGCTGGCCCAGGACAGCGGGGCCATCAACCTGGCCCAGGGCTTCCCCGACTACGACCCGCCCCGGCCCCTGCTGGAGGCCCTGGGCCGCCATGTACTCACACCCGGGCACCAGCAGTACGCCCCCATGCCGGGGCTGCCGCGCCTGCGCGAGGCCATTGCCGCCAAAACCGCCCGGCTTTATAACTACCTACCCGACCCAGCCACCGAAATTACCGTGACCAGCGGCGCCACCGAAGCCCTGTACGCGGTGTTGGCCGCCGTGGTGCGCCCCGGCGACGAGGTAGTAATTCTGGAACCGGCCTACGACCTCTACGCCCCGGCCGTGCGCCTGCAGGGCGGTGTGCCCGTGTACGTGCCCCTGCTACAGCCCCACTTCCGCCCCGACTGGGACCGGGTGGCGGCGGCCCTGACCCCGCGCACCCGGCTGGTTATGCTTAACTCGCCCCATAATCCCACGGGCGCTACTCTCACCCCCACCGACCTGGACACCCTGGCGGAGCTGCTGCGGCCTACCCCTACCCTGCTGCTCAGTGATGAAGTGTATGAGCACATGGTATTCGACGGGGAGCCGCACCACAGCGTGGCGGGCCACCCCGAGCTACGGGAGCGAGCCTTTGTGCTGTCCTCGTTCGGTAAAACCTACCATGCCACGGGCTGGAAGGTGGGGTACTGCGTGGCCCCACCGGCCCTCACGGCGGAGCTGCGCCGGGTGCACCAGTTTATCACCTTCAGCGTGAGCACGCCTACCCAGCACGCCCTGGCTGATGTGCTGCCCGAAACCAGCCTCTACGATGCGCTGCCGGCCTTTTACCAGCAGAAGCGCGACCTGTTCCGGGAGTTGCTGGCCGGTACCGGGTTCCGGCTGCTGCCGGTGCAGGGGGCCTATTTCCAGGTGGCCGACTACCAGGCCCTGGCCCCCGACCTCGACGACGAAACCTTTGCCCGCCGCCTGACCCAGAAAACCGGGGTAGCCGTGGTTCCGCTGTCGGCCTTTTACCACAACCGCCAGGACCACCGGCTCGTGCGCTTCTGCTTTGCCAAGCAGGAGGCTACCCTGCGCGCCGCCGCCGAGCGGCTCCGGCAGCTCTAA
- a CDS encoding PAS domain-containing protein, whose amino-acid sequence MVSESLDFQLLFEVLPAPHLVLTPTLQVAALNEAMCQLLARPREALVGQPALAVLPAQTDSPELDRWQTALQQVLEHQTTSRLDALRYQLPARTAGQAPTTHYAQVLLKPVLSPAGELRCILVRVLDVTAQVQAEQQMQLSHDNFSTLARTSHDVLWELDLRTGHLWHNEMFTTAFGYPRTPEYQTQEFWYSCLHPDDRPHVDAALEALRTGSETDYQLSYRMRRADGSWADAVDRFHIIRDEEGQVVRLLGAVQDVTQAKATERALHYSLEQFRVLAEFIPQLVWVLNAQGHSLYTNQRWIEYTGLRSFQDADWAALVHPHDRLRTTAQWQQAQQTGTNYQCDYRLRGQHGQYRWFLAQARPVLDQAGRVAKWFGTCTDIEDQKQTQQLLEQKDRELQLILGKVPAFIATLLGPQHLVGFINQHFSDLLGGQVRVGQTARQAATVLAGQGLFELLDEAYASGQTLVEQERGVWLGPEGAQEQRYFDFTVQPLLDNAGQPQGILAFAVEVTERVQARLRLDDLNQELRRQDEILRVMTESLPQITSITLPNGSMEYLSPQWFEYTGQTIDDLPRCWSLALHPEDMSTARQAFEQATATASPFSVEVRLRRHDGQYRWHLSRSVPSFTADGQLQCFYGACADVQDQRLLAEELRRSEQQFRFLAESVPAIVWTARPDGVIDYLNSRWTYYTGVPVEQSLQEGWTGLLWPAEQEAVYNEFSQSIRTGTELDMETRLLDVRTGQYRWFLHRARPLRDEHGQIQRWFGTTTDIDDYKRVQQRLEEKNAELTRTNQDLDSFVYAVSHDLKQPIHNMAGIFQELIRTAFFRDPDAMKLITMFEKSLHQIDGTIHNLTELVRLQKLRHEQPAEPLDLAQLTEEVLLSIQEQVTTSRALIEVSFGAVPVLLFVRPHLQSVLYNLLSNALKYAAPHRRPRIRLRTLLVEGHPVLEVQDNGLGLDLQRFGGQLFQLFRRFHDHVEGAGLGLYLVNRVVQNVGGHIAVDSTVGEGTTFRVSLPASTLPAS is encoded by the coding sequence ATGGTTTCTGAGTCTCTCGATTTCCAACTCCTGTTTGAGGTTCTGCCAGCCCCCCATCTTGTTTTGACCCCTACGCTACAGGTGGCAGCGCTTAACGAGGCCATGTGTCAGCTGCTGGCCCGGCCGCGGGAAGCCCTAGTAGGGCAGCCGGCCCTGGCCGTGCTGCCGGCCCAAACAGACTCGCCGGAGCTGGACCGCTGGCAGACGGCGCTGCAGCAGGTGCTGGAACATCAGACCACCAGTCGCCTGGACGCGCTGCGCTACCAGCTACCGGCCCGCACGGCGGGCCAGGCCCCTACCACCCACTACGCCCAGGTGTTGCTGAAACCGGTGCTGAGCCCGGCCGGCGAGCTGCGCTGCATTCTGGTACGGGTACTTGATGTGACGGCCCAGGTGCAGGCCGAGCAGCAAATGCAGCTTAGCCACGATAACTTTTCGACCCTGGCCCGCACCAGCCACGATGTGCTCTGGGAACTGGATTTGCGCACGGGTCACCTGTGGCACAACGAAATGTTTACCACGGCTTTCGGCTACCCGCGCACGCCCGAGTACCAGACCCAGGAGTTCTGGTACAGCTGCCTACACCCCGATGACCGCCCCCACGTTGACGCGGCCCTGGAGGCCCTGCGCACCGGCTCCGAAACCGACTACCAGCTCAGCTACCGCATGCGCCGCGCCGATGGCAGCTGGGCCGACGCTGTGGACCGCTTCCACATCATCCGCGACGAGGAAGGCCAGGTAGTCCGGTTGCTGGGCGCCGTGCAGGATGTAACCCAGGCCAAGGCCACCGAGCGGGCCCTGCACTACAGCCTGGAGCAGTTCCGGGTGCTGGCCGAGTTTATTCCGCAGCTGGTGTGGGTGCTCAATGCCCAGGGCCACAGCCTCTACACCAACCAGCGCTGGATCGAGTACACCGGCCTGCGCAGCTTTCAGGACGCAGACTGGGCCGCCCTTGTTCACCCTCACGACCGCCTACGCACCACGGCCCAGTGGCAGCAGGCCCAGCAAACCGGCACCAACTACCAGTGCGACTACCGCCTGCGCGGCCAGCACGGCCAGTACCGCTGGTTTCTGGCCCAGGCCCGTCCCGTGCTCGATCAGGCAGGACGGGTAGCCAAGTGGTTTGGTACCTGCACTGATATCGAAGACCAGAAGCAAACCCAGCAGCTGCTGGAGCAGAAAGACCGGGAACTGCAGCTGATTCTGGGCAAGGTGCCGGCCTTTATTGCCACGCTGCTTGGGCCTCAGCACCTGGTGGGCTTCATCAACCAACATTTCAGCGACCTGCTGGGCGGGCAGGTGCGGGTGGGCCAGACGGCTCGGCAGGCGGCCACGGTGCTGGCCGGCCAGGGCTTGTTTGAGTTGCTGGACGAGGCCTACGCCAGTGGCCAGACCCTGGTGGAGCAGGAGCGCGGCGTGTGGCTGGGGCCTGAGGGGGCACAAGAGCAGCGCTACTTCGATTTCACTGTTCAGCCCCTGCTGGACAATGCTGGCCAGCCCCAGGGTATTCTGGCGTTTGCGGTGGAAGTGACGGAACGTGTGCAGGCCCGCCTTCGCCTCGATGACCTAAATCAGGAGCTGCGCCGCCAGGATGAAATCCTGCGGGTCATGACCGAGTCGCTCCCCCAGATTACCAGCATTACGCTACCCAATGGCTCCATGGAGTACCTGAGCCCGCAGTGGTTTGAGTACACGGGCCAGACCATCGACGACCTGCCGCGGTGCTGGAGCCTGGCCCTCCACCCCGAGGACATGAGCACGGCCCGCCAGGCCTTTGAGCAGGCCACCGCTACAGCCAGCCCGTTTAGCGTGGAGGTCAGGCTGCGCCGCCACGACGGGCAGTACCGCTGGCACCTCAGCCGCTCGGTACCCTCGTTTACGGCCGATGGCCAGCTGCAATGCTTTTACGGAGCCTGCGCCGATGTGCAAGACCAGCGCCTACTGGCCGAGGAGTTGCGGCGCAGCGAGCAGCAGTTTCGCTTTCTGGCCGAAAGCGTGCCGGCCATCGTCTGGACGGCGCGGCCCGATGGGGTTATTGACTACCTGAACTCCCGCTGGACCTACTACACTGGCGTACCCGTGGAGCAGAGCCTGCAGGAAGGCTGGACCGGCCTGCTCTGGCCCGCTGAGCAGGAAGCCGTGTACAACGAGTTCAGCCAGAGCATCCGGACGGGAACGGAGCTGGATATGGAAACCCGCCTGCTGGACGTGCGCACCGGCCAGTACCGCTGGTTTCTGCACCGGGCCCGCCCCCTGCGCGACGAGCACGGCCAGATTCAGCGCTGGTTTGGCACCACCACCGACATCGACGACTACAAGCGGGTGCAGCAGCGCCTGGAGGAGAAAAACGCCGAGCTCACGCGTACCAACCAGGACCTCGACAGCTTTGTGTACGCTGTCTCGCATGATCTGAAGCAGCCCATTCACAACATGGCGGGCATTTTTCAGGAGCTGATCCGCACGGCCTTCTTCCGCGACCCGGACGCCATGAAGCTCATCACCATGTTCGAGAAGTCCTTGCACCAGATTGACGGCACCATCCACAACCTCACGGAGCTGGTGCGCCTGCAGAAGCTGCGCCACGAGCAGCCCGCCGAGCCGCTCGACCTGGCCCAGCTGACGGAGGAAGTGCTGCTCAGCATTCAGGAGCAGGTAACCACCTCCCGCGCTCTGATTGAGGTGAGCTTCGGGGCCGTGCCGGTGCTGCTTTTTGTGCGGCCCCACCTGCAGAGCGTCCTCTACAACCTGCTCAGCAACGCCCTGAAATATGCCGCTCCGCACCGCCGGCCCCGCATCAGGCTCCGCACCCTGCTGGTGGAGGGCCATCCGGTGCTGGAAGTACAGGACAACGGCTTGGGCCTGGACCTGCAGCGCTTTGGGGGGCAGCTGTTTCAGCTGTTCCGCCGCTTCCACGACCACGTAGAAGGGGCCGGGCTGGGCCTCTACCTTGTAAACCGGGTAGTGCAGAACGTGGGCGGCCACATTGCCGTGGACAGCACGGTAGGCGAGGGTACCACGTTCCGGGTGTCGTTGCCGGCCAGCACCCTGCCGGCTTCGTAG